In a genomic window of Dehalobacter sp.:
- a CDS encoding beta family protein: MSHEECYVPILKWKAGEKSALQHLTEDQKSKIIPIIEFTEYQEPKTVLDDFKKWYNHPIYIDTIRIDEGTGEYLTALINLSGENNEIFPVLYFDNFPELADELYRTTKRFLIRIPVPEDVDGADYSTIFSCITDWHTGKEVSLDIILDLGVVESKKDANLLYAELKNVLNIYVKKNKSFNKVIIAATSFPEDLSCISAGESIFFDRYDIVIFEKIFSQPNLASIKNRLVFSDYGVSKFTETELDFSKLKYGVLPKSKYTTPKKYWVLKGAKDHFTKTWIKDHKDIALEILNSRYFYGEDFSFGDLEIKERAMSLNGKGPGNHTNWVTIDTNHHISVVIEELSKIYGS; the protein is encoded by the coding sequence ATGTCTCATGAAGAATGTTATGTTCCTATTTTAAAATGGAAGGCAGGAGAAAAGTCTGCTTTACAGCATCTTACCGAAGATCAAAAATCAAAAATTATACCTATTATTGAATTTACAGAGTACCAAGAACCCAAAACTGTGTTAGATGATTTCAAAAAGTGGTATAACCATCCAATATATATCGATACAATCCGTATTGACGAAGGAACAGGAGAATATTTAACCGCACTAATTAACCTTTCAGGCGAAAATAATGAAATTTTTCCTGTACTATATTTTGATAATTTTCCTGAATTGGCTGATGAGCTCTATAGAACAACTAAAAGATTCCTTATCAGAATACCAGTTCCTGAAGATGTGGATGGGGCAGATTATTCAACTATCTTTAGTTGCATAACCGATTGGCATACCGGAAAAGAAGTGTCGCTAGATATAATCCTAGATCTTGGTGTGGTAGAAAGCAAAAAGGACGCTAACTTACTTTATGCAGAATTAAAAAACGTACTTAACATTTATGTCAAAAAAAATAAATCATTTAATAAAGTAATTATTGCAGCAACCTCATTTCCGGAAGATCTTTCTTGCATAAGTGCTGGTGAAAGTATATTTTTTGATAGGTATGACATTGTTATCTTTGAGAAAATTTTCAGCCAACCAAATTTAGCATCAATCAAAAACCGGTTAGTCTTCTCCGATTATGGCGTATCAAAATTTACAGAAACCGAGCTCGACTTTTCAAAACTTAAATATGGAGTTTTACCTAAATCAAAATACACAACACCCAAAAAATATTGGGTGCTTAAGGGAGCAAAAGATCATTTTACAAAAACATGGATTAAGGACCATAAGGATATTGCCTTAGAAATACTAAATTCCCGTTATTTCTATGGAGAAGATTTCTCATTTGGTGATTTAGAAATAAAAGAAAGAGCAATGAGTTTAAACGGAAAAGGTCCCGGAAATCACACTAATTGGGTCACAATTGATACAAATCATCATATATCTGTCGTAATTGAAGAGCTTTCCAAGATTTACGGTTCTTGA
- a CDS encoding sce7726 family protein: MKVYDKDIRNVLINKISKQQEFIADPTSIVVHEMDICFGCARVDIAVINGKIHGFEIKSEQDNLERLSTQVEYYNKMFDTVTLVTSEKHFSKAIDIIPEWWGLDSVAKSNESVYINQQRAPQENEEIEIIYLSQLLWKDELLELLKFNGISKGVKTKTRYELGKIVENNIKLPEVSAFVRSKLKNRKSWKALQLRQIYDDLYQL, translated from the coding sequence ATGAAAGTCTATGATAAAGATATAAGAAATGTTTTAATTAATAAAATATCTAAACAGCAAGAATTTATTGCAGATCCGACTTCAATAGTTGTTCATGAAATGGATATTTGCTTTGGTTGCGCCAGAGTCGATATTGCTGTTATTAATGGTAAAATACATGGTTTTGAGATAAAAAGCGAGCAAGATAACCTTGAAAGATTGTCTACTCAGGTAGAGTATTACAATAAAATGTTTGATACTGTAACTTTAGTAACTTCGGAAAAACATTTTTCCAAAGCAATTGACATAATACCGGAATGGTGGGGTTTAGATAGCGTTGCCAAAAGTAATGAAAGTGTGTACATCAACCAGCAAAGAGCTCCTCAGGAAAATGAGGAAATTGAAATAATTTATCTCTCCCAGCTTTTATGGAAAGATGAACTCCTTGAGCTATTGAAGTTTAATGGAATATCAAAAGGAGTTAAAACAAAAACGAGATACGAGCTGGGAAAGATAGTTGAAAATAATATTAAACTTCCAGAGGTTTCAGCATTTGTGAGGAGTAAACTCAAGAACCGTAAATCTTGGAAAGCTCTTCAATTACGACAGATATATGATGATTTGTATCAATTGTGA